AATGGTTTTGGCGCGCTGTGAAGAGCTTGGTATTAAACATGTCCACATGGGTGTTGAAAACAAAGCTATTGCCCTGAAAGAAGTTCTTCAATCTCTGGGGCTGACTGCGGCTGACTGCGCTGTTATGGGTGACGATTGGCCAGACATGCAGATGATGAAAAATGCAGGCTTTCGAATTTGCCCAGCACAAGGTCACGAAGCTGTACAAGAATTTTCCCATCTAGTGACAACACGTAATGGTGGCAATAGCGCAGTACGTGAAGTATGTGACCTGATTCTCAAAGCCCAGAATCGCTATGAAGAATTACTGCTTAAGGCTCGTAGCTAAGCAATGCAGTTAAAGCCTCAGCAAATTAAAGTTAGCGTCGGTCGCGCTCTATTGCGCATGCTGCCCTTGATACTGATGGGAGCACTCACGCTGGCAACTTTTTGGTTGGTCCAAAAAAATACTCCGCCAGAAAAATCTCCTTTAGAACGCGTGCGCCTGCATGAGCCTGACTACACCATCAAAGATGGTGCACTATCCGCTCTAAATGAATTAGGCAATACCAAATACCGAGTGTTGGGGGTAAAAGTTACCCACTATGATGACGATGCCTCTATCGATATCCTGACGCCGCGCATGCGCCTGTTTCAAGCTGAGAAAGCGCCTGTAACCGTTAAGTCAGATACAGGCCATATCGACGGTGATCTCACCATCCTCGATTTATACGATAACGCCAGCATCTTTCGCCCAGCTCAAGAGGCGACTGCATCACAGCCAGCCACTTTAAGAATGTTGGCTAGCTCAAGTTATTTCAAGGTGCTCATTAACGATGACATTATTGAAACCGATCGGCCAATTACCCTTGAGCAGGGAATGTCAATCATGAACTCCACTGAAGGTGGTGTATTTAACAATGTCGAACAAAGTATGGTGCTGAGCGGCCAGGTTAAAGGACGTATCGAGCGCGCCCCACGGAGCCATCAATAAAATGGTGCCGATGAAAAGTTTGTTTATTCGCTTCGCACTCTTAGGCGCCTTTGCTACAGGACTATCCATTGCGCCTTTGTCGTATGCAGAAAAAGCAGATCAAGATAAACCTGTCATTTTGGAAGCAGAGAAAGTTTCTGTAAACGACGTTAAGCAAATCTATGACCTCAATGGTCAGGTGCTACTAATCAAAGGCAGCATTATTGTTACTGGTGAGGATGGCCACATTGAAGTGGATCCTCAGGGTTATGAGTTTGTCGATGTCGTGGGCACTCCGGAAGCGGTAGCGAGCTTTAGGCAACGTCGCGAAGGTCTTGCAGATGAATTCATGCAAGGGCGTGGCGCACAGGTTACTTATGACGCCAAGACAGAGTTCCTGACGCTTACTGGCGACGCTAGCTTGAAGCGTTTACTCAATATGCAAATGCTCGATCAATTAAAAGGCTGGAAAATTGAGTACGATGATGTAAAGCAGTACTATCATGTCACGCCTCCTAAAGATGCAAAACCGGATGATCTACCCTTAGCAAGAGCCATCCTTTCACCAAGACGAAAAGCAACCCTAGAGAAATGACAGCGGATTTAGCCCAAATCGATAATGCGCCAACTCTTAGCGCCCATAACTTACAAAAACGGTATGGCTCAAGAACAGTGGTTCGCGACGTATCCGTACAAGTCAGATGTGGTGAAGTTGTGGGCCTACTAGGCCCGAATGGAGCCGGAAAAACAACGTCC
This region of Polynucleobacter sp. JS-JIR-II-50 genomic DNA includes:
- a CDS encoding HAD family hydrolase, whose translation is MPSAFNTHKTNPLAQYPQAWERAGKVKLLVLDVDGVLTNGQVWIGSDGKESLKAFDIQDGLGIKLLEQCGIPTAIITGRNSKMVLARCEELGIKHVHMGVENKAIALKEVLQSLGLTAADCAVMGDDWPDMQMMKNAGFRICPAQGHEAVQEFSHLVTTRNGGNSAVREVCDLILKAQNRYEELLLKARS
- the lptC gene encoding LPS export ABC transporter periplasmic protein LptC encodes the protein MQLKPQQIKVSVGRALLRMLPLILMGALTLATFWLVQKNTPPEKSPLERVRLHEPDYTIKDGALSALNELGNTKYRVLGVKVTHYDDDASIDILTPRMRLFQAEKAPVTVKSDTGHIDGDLTILDLYDNASIFRPAQEATASQPATLRMLASSSYFKVLINDDIIETDRPITLEQGMSIMNSTEGGVFNNVEQSMVLSGQVKGRIERAPRSHQ
- the lptA gene encoding lipopolysaccharide transport periplasmic protein LptA; amino-acid sequence: MKSLFIRFALLGAFATGLSIAPLSYAEKADQDKPVILEAEKVSVNDVKQIYDLNGQVLLIKGSIIVTGEDGHIEVDPQGYEFVDVVGTPEAVASFRQRREGLADEFMQGRGAQVTYDAKTEFLTLTGDASLKRLLNMQMLDQLKGWKIEYDDVKQYYHVTPPKDAKPDDLPLARAILSPRRKATLEK